The Amblyomma americanum isolate KBUSLIRL-KWMA chromosome 11, ASM5285725v1, whole genome shotgun sequence genome includes the window cccagccataataataataattggttttttggggaaaggaaatggcgcagtatctgtctcatatatctttggacacctgaaccgcgccgtaaggaaagggataaaggagggagtgaaagaagaaaggaagaataggtgccgtagtggagggctccggaataatttcgaccacctggggatctttaacgtgcactgacatcgcacagcacacgggcgccttagcgtttttcctccataaaaacgcagccgccgacattgaaaccgaaattggatggatggatggatggatacggctgaaccctttacatcgggcggtggctcaagccacctagccatgtcttgtgaaattttactcctgtcttgcttttagccaccaatcagataaccttcgcttggttacttctaacctcttaaaatccactttcctctcactatccctaaaccccaatgccttgggtaagtcagccccgctgccttccacttttagccatcttttagcgccgcctagcggccagtctgcgcaatgtcgaGGTGATCTCTGGGTCCATTGAAAGCGAGGAGACGCTTGAGGAAATTTCTTCAGGATGCATTGACTGGGTCCATATGCCCACTGCGGCTCTGCGGGTTGTGTTGCGGTTGGCCACTGAATCAAGTGCGGTGTTTTGCGGACATGGCACGGTTCACGCGGATAGCGACACGGCTAGGTTGGTGCAGCGTGACGCTAACCTGTAGGACCGTGGCTTGTAGACGTGCAGGGGTGCAGCTCTGCGCAGCTCGATGTTTGGTGTTATGTGATGGAGTGTTCGACAACCATTGTAGAAGGTTGGGCGAGTTTGTGGCAGATCATTCTTCAAACAGCGCGATCAAGACAAGGACTCAGAGAAGAGATACGTCTCTTCTCTGCGTtctttgtgttcgcgctgtttcaAGAGAGTTCAATAGCGGCTGCAAACGAATGGCGCGAGAGTGCGTGCGGTACTTGCGTATTTTTAAGGCTGTGGCTAGAGTAACTCCAATTTGCGCTAGAGTTCCGCCCAGCGTAACCTAACGCAACCTAACCTGacgtaacccaacccaaacaAGAACTTTAATTTGCGCTAAAGTTCTGTCCAGacggaacctaacctaacccatcccaaaccaacgtaacctaacccaacctaccccaatccaacctaacctaatccaaccaaacctaacccaacccaaccttacataagccaacccaaccttacctaagccaacccaacccaacataaccaccaccaccactggacggaactgcagcagcagcaaatgttccgtctggacggaacgcTAGACACTCCGTATTTTTAAGTGTATCGCAATGCATGCACTTAGACCACGGACCAGTCGGACCGTCATGTTTTATTAGTTTGCGGCTGCACTATCTGGCCGGATTGCACGCGATTTCCTTGTACACTTTGCACGAGCCCTTGTAGAAGCATAATTCGAGCGAGCTAGGTGCTCGAATCGCATGTTCTTTTTATACACGGTGTTCGCGTTTGATTCCGACATACTCTGATCTCTAATCTGACCTCATAATCTTGCTGCCTAATGCAAAGGGAAGCAGCAGGCTAAATCACGCTGGCCCACACCAACTCGTACTTTCTTCGAGACGACGACGACGGGTCTACGACAACTACCTTTCGGTTGCGCAGGGACTTATTGGAAGAGCCTACTGGAGGATTACAGTGCTGCCGTAAAGGACATAGTGAAGGATTCCAAGAGCCGGCCCGGCAAAGCAGCACTGGCCCTGTCAGGTTTGACTCCTATCGGTGCTAACATGGCCTTTGCATTTGTGCATGTCTGTCCATTATGTTTTGCTGCTCAGCATCTTTGCTTTCAACAAATGTAAGGTGAGTTACGCTCGGTGGTTTGGAAAGGAAGTGTAGCAGGCAGGTGCTACACGCAGTGCTACGTTTGACTGCATTTTCCTTCGATGTTGACATAAATTAGTTTCCGTTTCATACCTTCGTTCACATTATTTGCCATACGGCATTATCGAGACCAGGTTTTTGCTCCATAGGATCTACCATTTAATACTGGAACTAAGCTTTGCACCCATACTATGAATCTTGACCTGAAGCCAATGTTTAGTAAGTTAGTGgaaaaatgttcttgaataaCACATCTTGAGCTATTTCGTTGTTCATCACAAAGCAAACAGATGCAGAAAGGGAAGATGCCAGTGTCTCATCTTCCCTTTTTGTGTCCTTAGTGAAGTATGCGCTGTTTTCACGGGGAAATGTTCCAGTaccttgtctttgtgctgtaccCCTAATGTGATGGCAATCGTTGATTGTAGGCTCGTGCAGCAGCATTTTATTGAGTTGTCTGTTTTACTGGTGAATTATTTTTATCTCCGAGAAGGAGACCTTGTGGGAGTGGTAGGGATGGTCTCACTGCCTATATAGGGCAGCCTGTTTATTTGGGGTACTACCTTTGATGAAGAAGGCTGGCATATGTGAGGTGTGGGTTCCTGTGGTGTATTCTTTGCTCTCGTTCAGGATGATGACCAATGGTGGGACTAACTGGAGAACTGTTCTTGCAAGGGGGTTTTTCAGAGCTGGAGGCAACAATTTTAGTTAACCAATTTCTGCAAACTTATGTTGCATCCAGACTACAGTAGAAAACTTCTATTTTTTATTGTCTTGCACTATATTATATATGCCTGTTGTGCCCATACATTATGTAAAAGCTTCTCACAAAGACCAACCAGCATCCATTGCTTAccagcacatcatcatcatcagcctgactacacccactgcagggctgcagggcaaaggcctctcccatggctcttcaattaaccctttcctttaccagctgcggccactgtatctccgcaaacttcctaacctcatccgctcACGTAACTTTCGGTCGCCCCCTgctctcttgaaatccactctgttacccttaaggaccagcggttatcttgtcttcgcattacgtgccgtgcccaagcccatgtGTCTCTTCTTGGTTTCgaataggatatcattaacctgtatttgttccctcacccacactgcccaCTTCCGGCCCgctgccctgcccaagctcatttcctCCTCTTAAGCTTAAAGGgctatagacacctaactttgggtccatgttttcttgtttgtaatgatgcgtaaggcatcaTTACAtagattaccacctggtattctcctatgacCGCAAAATGCATTTCTTCCTCATgccgtttcggtttaaacagtcgaatgaggactgtgacgtcagtgtgtgcttacaggtcatgtgagacatgaaaaaaactgcataatcactgcttgcacatttgttggcttttgaggaaggctggcttcagcactgcagtaaattaaaaggtgaagcagcaattatatggaTGTTtaccatgcctcacgtgacacaaaagcactctttgatgtcacagccatcattcggctgttgaaaccgaaacagcatggcagaataaattcagttataaattatttagcggttgtaaacgaatatcacatggtgattcatgcgtagtagtgtcttccgcatcattctaaagaaaacatgccaccaaaattaggtgtctatactcctttaagttaaggacaatggagcaagcaatggaaagaaaaatgataggtgtaacgttaagacactgAGAgttggcagagtgggtgagggaacaaacgcgttttAATGATGtcttagttgaaatcaagagaaagaaataggcgGTATTGCAATAGCAGCCAATACCCGCAAGTAAATTAGTGATTATAAGGCTGGATGTAGCTTCATCTCTTAAATGTGGCTGTATCATATGCTTTGGCACATGCTGGCCTAGGCAGTGTTCTGACTAAACACTGAAGCCCATTACGAGCCATGCAGAGGCGTTTACAGCACCCACCGATTTTCCTTCAGTCATAGCAAGCCTTCTCTGTGTACTTGCAGGCACTGGAGCAGTGTGCGTTCTGGTGGCCACTAACCCAGGAGCTGGTTCGTTTGCGGATGCACTCAGCCACAGTGCAAACGAGCTGCTCCTGCTTAGCGATGCTACACGCAACCCAGAGTCAGAGGCACACGTGAGGCGACTTGAGGCATGCCGCTGCAATGGGGCGCTACGCAGCTGGGATCTCCTGCTCGCCACCGTCGTGTGGGAGGCTGACCATGCAGACAGCTGCGATCTCTATGCAGCGCGCTGCAATTTCCTACAACCGCGGCCACTGCTTGAGCCACAGAGGTTACTCGACATTGGCCTCTTGGGCACCTGGCTCAACCTTGCACGCATGATGCGAGACTGTGACGTCAACCACAGCGAGTGGCAGTGATGCATGTAGAGACCCTCATTTGTGTGATCTAAACAGTGGACGCATGCACTCTAGTAGAGAATGGCTGCCAAAAGCTGAATCTTAGTCTGCTGTCCCAAGTGTGATGCTAAGTGCCGACAAGTTAACTTCTTACTGTTAACTAGATTGATGGAGTGCCGCACTTACAACTTCTCTAGTATCTTTGATGCGTTTGCATACGCCGCCACTTCATATATTCATTTTCCAACTTCCGGAGGTAAAAACTAATGGGATTTTCCTTTACCGAACTGTTTTAGGAATAATTTGGCAGACAACGGCGATCAATGATAGAATCGTTCTTTGTCAATAAAAAAGGCAGTTTGTGCATCAGCGAAACATCgttatctttgtataaggcagaaaaaaagttttcttaGTGATGCTCATCATGTACAACTTGATGCGTGAATACGTTCCTTGCGCATGTGATGGCCGactgtatatgtatgtatgtggtTTCTGCAGAATAAATCAATTGCGAGTGGCACTCTGTCCTGTTctcttgtgtgtgcatgtgtagtTTTTGGCacctttaaattacaatgatcaattacaaACTAGCCTAACAAGTACTTCTCAAGTGTCGCGAGGGTTGTTactgttgaatttttttttttagttcctgCAAGCGACTTTTCACGAAAATCATGGCTGGGTTCTCTTCAGAGAGTGCACGATAGTTTCTAGaactgcccattttttttttccccaaggcTGACTCGTTCAGGGGGCTGCAAGAGAAGATTTTGGATGGTAGCCTTTCTGACCCACCACCTTTGGGTCCCTCTCCTCTTCGAGAGATGTCTGAAACTTCGCAGCAAGTGCAAAATATGTCAAGCTTTTGCGAGCCAGATTCTACATCGAGACTTATGAAGAAAAGGGGCTGTTACATGCTGGCTATGGCTGCAGAGCAGGTGTTCATATTACTGTCAATAAGGTCCTCTTTCAAGAACCACAGCTATTAGTGTGCTTTACCTCTATTTACCGGCGAGTTCCCGCTACAGTCGATGCTGCAAGGGGAGCTGTTAATGGACTTGCCACTTTTGCTTTGTCAAATTCAATGCCTGTGAAATGTTCTTATGCCAAGGCTTTAACCAAAGTCATGAAATATTCAACTTGCAAAAAATCTCTTACAGTATCCAGGAGCTTTAGTCCCACACTTTAGCAAGCCATAGATGGCAACAACTGAACTCGTACACAAGCAGTTTAAAGGGCAACTCCAGGGATTTTTAGAACATTTTGAGTTGATAATCGCATTTCATTCTATACAGGCTCCTCTTTCTGGTACAAAAAAACAGCTTTAAAAATACTGGGTAGAAGCAGTTTGAACAGCAGAAACCGAAACTCACCCGTTTTGGCCAGACTATGTAGTCGCAATATGCCAACCAATGTCGTCACAGATACTGCCCCAAAGCTTATCGAGTGCACGTTGATTGGCTAAACTGGTGACCGTAAGTGACATTTTGTGTAATTTGTTCAGTGACCACAAATAAGCGTGAAATTTTCTCAATGAGCATGCCAAAGTGCGAAATCATGCATGCAAGATTGCTGCAGTAATCGCTCCAATCGAGGCCACAAAACTGAAAATTGTATAATTCATTTGTGTTGCAACAATATGTCACTTGGCTGTGAAATTTGGCAAAAATTAGCAGAAAACTGCA containing:
- the LOC144111388 gene encoding mitochondrial import inner membrane translocase subunit Tim29 isoform X1, whose amino-acid sequence is MARFTRIATRLGTYWKSLLEDYSAAVKDIVKDSKSRPGKAALALSGTGAVCVLVATNPGAGSFADALSHSANELLLLSDATRNPESEAHVRRLEACRCNGALRSWDLLLATVVWEADHADSCDLYAARCNFLQPRPLLEPQRLLDIGLLGTWLNLARMMRDCDVNHSEWQ
- the LOC144111388 gene encoding mitochondrial import inner membrane translocase subunit Tim29 isoform X2, encoding MECSTTIVEGTYWKSLLEDYSAAVKDIVKDSKSRPGKAALALSGTGAVCVLVATNPGAGSFADALSHSANELLLLSDATRNPESEAHVRRLEACRCNGALRSWDLLLATVVWEADHADSCDLYAARCNFLQPRPLLEPQRLLDIGLLGTWLNLARMMRDCDVNHSEWQ